Part of the Chloroflexota bacterium genome is shown below.
GTTCTATCACTGGCTATACAACGAACAACAAAAGTTTGTTGCCCAGGAGGAAAAGGACATCCTTGAAGGTTTCTATCGCCGTTTTGCCGACTTCATGGTGCCGGTAGTCTCAGTTTCTCCCGAAACGGGCAAGGAGAATATCGTCAACATTTTCGAGCGCATTAACCGCACAGGAGTGAGCCTCTCTTTATTCGATCTCGCGGTTGCTCGCCTGTATCTGAAAGGCATAGATTTGCGCAAGCTGTGGCAGGTTTTCTCCAAGAACAATAGGGAACTTGCAAAAATTATTAAACCGGAGTTTGTGCTCAAAGTGATCGCGCTTTTTGAAGGCAAAGAGGTGCGGAAGAGTGCTTTGCTGGATGTCATTGATGAACTCGAAAAATCGCGCTTTGAGAAATTATGGGAGCAGGCATGTTCTTCGCTTGAAAAGGCTTATCAGCGCGTTACTTCGCCAGATGGCTATGGGGCTGTTGCCCAGCGATGGATCCCCTACAGTACCCTTCTGGTTCCTTTGGCAGTGCTGCTTCATCTTGTGGCTGAGAAACATGGTGGAGAAGTCATGTATCGCAAGGTGGATCGCTGGTATTGGGGAAACGTCTTTGCTCAACGCTATGATCAGGCCGTAGATACTACCACTTACCGAGATGTACGGGAAATGAAAGAATGGTTGGATGGTGGAAACTGCCCAATATGGCTGGAGAATCTGAATATAGAGCAGGTAGACCTCATGAGTATCCAAGACCAACGCTCGGCAGTCTATCGTGGACTCATGTGTCTGATTGTGCTAGCGGGCGGAAGGGACTTTATCAACGGCCAACCTGCCGTTTTAAAAACTTGCCAGGATGACCACATTTTCCCAAGGTCAGAATACAAGAGCGAAGCCCAGGTGAACTGTATCCTCAATCGGACACTGATTTCATCCAATCAAATCAAAGGGAACAAGAAGCCATCCGTATACCTACCACTCTTCCTGAAAGAGCACGGTGGGGACAAAGAACGCTTACGCCAGACCCTCCAAAGCCATCTGATTTCCGAAGAAGCGCAACAAGCGATGGAAAGGGATGATTTCCAGACCTTTATTGAATGCCGCAGACGCACATTTCTAAATGAGATAGTCAATCGTGTAAGGGGGAAGTAGCAGCCACGGGCCTTGCCTGCGAACGCTGCGTCGAGCTCCCTTCATCCGCTATGCATATGCAGAAGAAGCTGGCTGGATTTATTCGCTGCCGGAAGAGGCATGCGCGGCAGGGAGGATTCGCCTTGTACTGCGTGCTGTTGAAGCATCTGCAACGTCTCAACCCCGGCGTCGTTGACTCGGCAGCAAGTCGAGAAGGTCGGCGCGCTTCTTCATTATCCTGCGCATTCTCTATCAGCTGCCTGGCCGCTCAGCTTCCAGCCCTTACCTACTCATCTCCCCCACCGCAGGAGGTTCCATCACCATGAGTCCAGTGCGCATGGCGAGGATAGAATCGGCAGTGCGCGCCGTGCTCGAGTTCAGTGAGGCGTTCAATCGCCATGATGTCGCGGGCATGATGCGGCTCGTGAGCGACGATTGCGTTTTCGAGAGCGCAGAGCCAGCCCCCGACGGCGCGGTGTACTCGGGCAAGGAAGCCATCACACAGTTCTGGCAGGACTTTTTCCGCAGGTCGCCCCATGCCCGCATCGAAATCGAGAAAGTCTCTGGCTTTGGCATTTGGTGCATCGCGCGCTGGCGCTACGACTGGGTGGATGCGGCAGGGGAAAAGAGGCACATGCGAGGGCTCGATGTCTTCCGCGTGCAGAATGGCTTGATCTACGAGCAGTTGTCCTACGTCAAGGGCTCCCGCGGAGAGTGATAAAAAAGGCGCGTAGCGGGCTGCCCTCGCGCAAGTAGACAGGGATGCGCTCCAACGGCGCGTCCGCCCGCACCCATTGCCCGCCGGTCCAAACCTGCCCCGTCCAAGCATCCATCCACGCGGTACCAGCAGGCAAGTACACCTCACGCTCCCGTGCGCCCTGATGCAGCACCGGAGCAACCAGAATCTCCGGACCAAACAGGAATGCATCGTCTACCGCGCGGCAGTTCTCGTCGGACATGAAGTCGAAGAAGAGCGGACGCATCAGGGGTATCCCGCGCTCATGCACGACTCGCGCTTGCTCCAGGATGTAGGGGCGCAACCGTTCGCGCAGCAGGAGATATTCCTTGAGGATGGCGTAAACATCCTCGCCGAAGGACCAGACCTCATTGGGGGCACCGCAAGTAGCGCTCTCCGCAGGCGAACGCCATCCATGCAGGCGAAAGAGAGGGCAAAAACAACCGTACTGGAACCAGCGCACGACCAGTTCGCGGAAATAGGACGAGGTGATATCCCCACCAATGAACCCGCCGATGTCTGTCGACCACCACGGTATGCCGCTCAGCCCCATGTTCAAACCCGCCCTGACCTGCACTTGCAGGGATTCAAAGGTGGAAGCGATGTCCCCAGACCACACAGCAGCGCCATAGCGCTGGCTACCAGCCCATGCCGAACGGCACAGCAAGACCACCTCCTCCTCCTCGCCTGCCGCTTTCATTCCTTCGTAAAAGCCTTGCTGATGCAACAAGGGGTAAAGGTTGCCCACCTCCAATCCATTGCCCAGGAAGTAGCGCAAATTCCCGTGGTCTTGGGGGTAGATCTCGGGCTCGCAAGCATCCAGCCACCAGACCTTGACCCCAAAGCGATAATAGTTCTGCTTCATCTGTGCCCACAAATAGCATCGGGCTTCTGGGTTGGTGGCATCATAGAAATGGAGGTAGAGCGGGTCTTGGGGCGTAACCCACAGGATGGAATGCGCATCTACGCCCTTCTCGGTGCGGATCAGTAATCCCCGTTTGTGCATCTCCTGGAAGTTCTGGCTCTGCACGGTAACCGCCGGCCATACCGAGACCATGAGTTTCACTCCCAGCGCATCCAGTTCACGCACCATTCCAGCCGGGTCTGGAAAGTAGCGCTCATCGAATCTCCAATCGCCCATAGCGGGGGTGTGAATCATGTCGAGCGCGATAACTGAGAGAGGCAAATTGCGCCGTTTGTACTCACGGGCGACTTCCAGCAGTTCCTCCTGCGTCCGATAGCGATACTTGCTCTGCCAAAAGCCCGTGGCCCAGGCAGGCAGCAGCGGAGGATGACCTGTCAGGTCAGCGTAGCGTTCCAGAATCTCGGCATACGAATCGCCGGCGATGACCACATAATCCACCTGGCGAGATGCTTCAGCCACCCAGCGGGTGCCGTTCATGCCCAGTTCTACCCGCCCGATGGCAGGGTTGTGCCACAAGAAGCCGTATCCTCGGCTGGAAAGCAAGAAGGGGATGCTGACCTCGCTATTGCGTTGAGTCAACTCGATGACACAGCCCTTGTGGTTGAGGCGCCCATGGATTTGCTGACCTAGCCCATAGAAGCATTCGTCTTCCTGGGACCTGAAGCGCACTTCAATATGGTAAAGGTCGCCGCTGCGGGCTTGGTAGGAGCGCACC
Proteins encoded:
- a CDS encoding nuclear transport factor 2 family protein; this encodes MSPVRMARIESAVRAVLEFSEAFNRHDVAGMMRLVSDDCVFESAEPAPDGAVYSGKEAITQFWQDFFRRSPHARIEIEKVSGFGIWCIARWRYDWVDAAGEKRHMRGLDVFRVQNGLIYEQLSYVKGSRGE
- a CDS encoding DUF262 domain-containing protein, which gives rise to MISKVNPPKTNPEKLLTIIEDAYHGKVVLPEFQRSFVWTRENIEELLVSILQGYFIGTFLILDTPPEQAIFPFRVVEGLETLGAKPNNHPTVRLVLDGQQRITSLFYVLYEPKIPLGKSQNPYRFFLRLDALMDGNPDDAVYGVSLADRRRLAEMQAMLEVGNVIAFPLFRDSGKFYHWLYNEQQKFVAQEEKDILEGFYRRFADFMVPVVSVSPETGKENIVNIFERINRTGVSLSLFDLAVARLYLKGIDLRKLWQVFSKNNRELAKIIKPEFVLKVIALFEGKEVRKSALLDVIDELEKSRFEKLWEQACSSLEKAYQRVTSPDGYGAVAQRWIPYSTLLVPLAVLLHLVAEKHGGEVMYRKVDRWYWGNVFAQRYDQAVDTTTYRDVREMKEWLDGGNCPIWLENLNIEQVDLMSIQDQRSAVYRGLMCLIVLAGGRDFINGQPAVLKTCQDDHIFPRSEYKSEAQVNCILNRTLISSNQIKGNKKPSVYLPLFLKEHGGDKERLRQTLQSHLISEEAQQAMERDDFQTFIECRRRTFLNEIVNRVRGK
- a CDS encoding glycoside hydrolase family 31 protein — encoded protein: MIPFEQKGHALIWRSDRETVCIQAWGRDCLRVRARPGHDVLDQSWALLDPVSTEVDIEIHQDRARLANGKLCAEMSAEGHIGFFRVQTGDRLLEEEPPLFFRPPVRSYQARSGDLYHIEVRFRSQEDECFYGLGQQIHGRLNHKGCVIELTQRNSEVSIPFLLSSRGYGFLWHNPAIGRVELGMNGTRWVAEASRQVDYVVIAGDSYAEILERYADLTGHPPLLPAWATGFWQSKYRYRTQEELLEVAREYKRRNLPLSVIALDMIHTPAMGDWRFDERYFPDPAGMVRELDALGVKLMVSVWPAVTVQSQNFQEMHKRGLLIRTEKGVDAHSILWVTPQDPLYLHFYDATNPEARCYLWAQMKQNYYRFGVKVWWLDACEPEIYPQDHGNLRYFLGNGLEVGNLYPLLHQQGFYEGMKAAGEEEEVVLLCRSAWAGSQRYGAAVWSGDIASTFESLQVQVRAGLNMGLSGIPWWSTDIGGFIGGDITSSYFRELVVRWFQYGCFCPLFRLHGWRSPAESATCGAPNEVWSFGEDVYAILKEYLLLRERLRPYILEQARVVHERGIPLMRPLFFDFMSDENCRAVDDAFLFGPEILVAPVLHQGAREREVYLPAGTAWMDAWTGQVWTGGQWVRADAPLERIPVYLREGSPLRAFFITLRGSP